TGGTCTCGGGATAGCCGGCGAAGGCCGATACCAGCATCAGCAGCGTGGATTCGGGCAAATGGAAATTGGTCACCAGAGCGTCGACCACATGGAACGGTCGCCCGGGGTAGATGAAGATGTCCGTATCGCCACTGAAAGGCTTCAGCTCGCCATCGCGGGCCGCACTCTCCAGCGAACGCACGCTGGTAGTGCCGACGGCGACCACGCGGCCACCTCGCGCCTTGCACGCAGCCACCGCATCGACCACCTCCTGGCTGACTTCCAGCCACTCGTTGTGCATGTGGTGATCTTCGATACGCTCGACGCGTACAGGCTGGAACGTGCCGGCACCGACGTGCAGAGTCACGAATGCGGTCTCGACGCCCTTGGCCCGGATCGCCTCCAGCAGCGCCTCATCGAAATGCAGGCCCGCCGTGGGCGCCGCCACGGCGCCGGCGCGCTCGGCATAGACGGTCTGGTAGCGCTCGCGATCCGACTCCTCGTCCGGCCGGTCGATGTAGGGCGGCAGCGGCATATGGCCGACGCGCTCCAGCAACGGCAGCACTTCCTCGCTGAAACCCAGCTCGAACAGCGCGTCATGGCGCTGCAGCATTTCGGCCTCCCCGCCACCATCGATGAGAATCTTCGAACCCGGCTTGGGCGACTTGCTGGA
The Pseudomonas triclosanedens DNA segment above includes these coding regions:
- the queA gene encoding tRNA preQ1(34) S-adenosylmethionine ribosyltransferase-isomerase QueA, with protein sequence MRVADFHFDLPETLIARHPLAERRASRLLVLDGPSGELGHRQFADILGYLQPGDLMVFNNTRVIPARLFGQKASGGKLEILVERVLDSHRVLAHVRSSKSPKPGSKILIDGGGEAEMLQRHDALFELGFSEEVLPLLERVGHMPLPPYIDRPDEESDRERYQTVYAERAGAVAAPTAGLHFDEALLEAIRAKGVETAFVTLHVGAGTFQPVRVERIEDHHMHNEWLEVSQEVVDAVAACKARGGRVVAVGTTSVRSLESAARDGELKPFSGDTDIFIYPGRPFHVVDALVTNFHLPESTLLMLVSAFAGYPETMSAYAAAVEQGYRFFSYGDAMFITRNPAPRGPED